Proteins co-encoded in one Chitinophagales bacterium genomic window:
- a CDS encoding T9SS type A sorting domain-containing protein, producing the protein MKHPLPFLLLNLLSLSYLQATHCNEQEIPIIVTVITADFGSDTFWELTNDNSGEQYGTSGFFLQDNKTYIDTVCVPNNSHLTFRVTCCINNMGSYKVEMLGVTIAEQGNFQFNNEIHFIAAALPELDAELSSVDLPNHLLQGPQVIAGKITNLGSTVIEAFDLNWEVDDQIFTQHIEGLQLQPFETYLFEHEQKWQASKGLNQVTVFLTHINGREDDNLLNNNLLRNVNVVATLSERTVLYESFSNASCSICAVADPIFVSTVLNNPGIAAISYHVNYPGFDPMYEENPTDVDTRLQYHEVFGVPYSVIEGGLLEDATQFILSAHVNAFRANDALINLAIIERMVEGIEGELDKIVLDVYVTPTVDIASTNLRLQTVIVEREVLYEFAPGSNGLTDFYYVMRKMLPNENGTPLSNLQINETQHFSFEYEVADYIKNRETLRSVVFVEDTDSKTILQTLRSANMLGENKAANLQKLGANFGYLTAALQHNRCATDAQGRIDIQLFGETENVTLLWSNGETGTTVSNLETGVYELQIIAANGSINEYEFEIFAPEGFEIEVNTTPEVDAQTNGSAGIELMGGQVPFVFEWNTGETTPYIEGKTAGVYTVNVTDAFGCQQTVEIVVDAVTAIEDLQKFDFRMFPNPAIEQLQTVYDLSADGLLQWYDLQGKEVGRWLLKKENQYLRLDIAHFPKGMYLYRLSSEGELMENGKWIFE; encoded by the coding sequence ATGAAACATCCCCTACCTTTTTTACTTCTAAATTTGTTGTCCCTCTCCTATCTTCAAGCTACTCATTGCAATGAGCAAGAAATCCCCATTATAGTGACCGTCATTACCGCAGATTTTGGCAGCGATACTTTTTGGGAACTCACCAACGACAATTCAGGTGAGCAATACGGAACAAGTGGGTTCTTTTTGCAGGACAATAAAACCTATATAGACACTGTTTGTGTGCCAAACAACAGTCACCTCACCTTTCGAGTCACCTGTTGTATCAACAATATGGGTTCTTATAAAGTCGAAATGTTGGGCGTGACCATTGCAGAACAAGGAAACTTTCAGTTCAACAATGAAATCCATTTTATCGCCGCAGCCTTGCCCGAATTGGATGCAGAACTTTCTTCAGTAGATTTACCCAATCATCTGCTGCAAGGACCACAAGTCATTGCAGGGAAAATCACCAATCTTGGAAGTACGGTTATTGAAGCTTTTGACCTCAACTGGGAAGTGGACGACCAAATCTTTACCCAACACATTGAAGGTCTTCAATTGCAGCCTTTTGAAACCTATCTATTTGAGCATGAACAAAAATGGCAGGCGAGCAAAGGCTTAAATCAAGTGACCGTTTTTTTGACCCATATCAATGGCAGAGAAGATGATAACCTTCTCAACAACAATCTTCTCCGAAACGTAAACGTAGTAGCCACCCTTTCTGAGCGAACAGTTTTGTACGAAAGTTTCAGTAATGCATCTTGCTCTATCTGTGCTGTGGCTGACCCCATTTTTGTCAGTACAGTGTTGAACAATCCAGGTATTGCAGCCATTAGCTACCATGTCAATTACCCAGGTTTCGACCCCATGTATGAAGAAAATCCAACGGATGTCGATACTCGGCTTCAATACCATGAAGTATTCGGAGTGCCGTATTCGGTTATTGAAGGAGGTTTGCTGGAAGATGCAACGCAGTTTATTCTCTCTGCCCATGTCAATGCTTTTCGGGCGAATGATGCATTGATTAACTTGGCAATTATCGAAAGAATGGTGGAAGGAATTGAAGGTGAATTAGATAAAATAGTCTTGGATGTTTATGTCACTCCTACTGTCGATATTGCTTCAACAAATCTACGGCTGCAAACAGTGATTGTAGAGCGTGAGGTTTTGTATGAGTTTGCACCAGGCTCCAATGGCTTGACGGATTTTTATTATGTAATGCGAAAAATGCTGCCAAACGAAAATGGTACGCCACTCTCTAATCTGCAAATCAATGAAACCCAACATTTTTCGTTTGAATATGAGGTAGCAGACTACATCAAAAACAGGGAAACGCTGCGAAGTGTGGTTTTTGTGGAAGATACCGATTCCAAAACCATTCTGCAAACGCTCCGAAGTGCTAATATGTTGGGAGAAAACAAGGCTGCCAATCTGCAAAAACTGGGCGCAAACTTTGGCTATCTTACCGCTGCCCTTCAACACAATCGCTGCGCTACGGATGCTCAAGGACGAATTGACATTCAGCTATTTGGCGAAACGGAAAACGTCACCCTTCTGTGGTCGAATGGCGAAACGGGAACAACCGTCAGCAACTTGGAAACGGGAGTGTATGAACTGCAAATAATAGCTGCAAATGGTTCAATCAACGAATATGAATTTGAAATATTTGCACCCGAAGGTTTCGAGATTGAAGTGAATACGACACCAGAAGTTGATGCACAAACCAATGGCAGTGCAGGCATTGAGTTAATGGGAGGTCAAGTTCCTTTTGTTTTTGAGTGGAATACTGGCGAAACGACTCCCTACATTGAAGGCAAAACAGCTGGCGTTTATACAGTCAATGTTACCGATGCTTTTGGCTGTCAACAAACGGTTGAAATCGTAGTAGATGCGGTGACTGCCATTGAAGATTTGCAAAAATTTGATTTTAGGATGTTTCCAAATCCTGCTATTGAACAACTACAAACGGTGTATGACTTATCTGCCGATGGATTACTGCAATGGTATGATTTACAGGGAAAAGAAGTGGGAAGATGGCTATTGAAGAAAGAGAATCAATACTTGAGATTGGATATAGCGCATTTTCCGAAAGGCATGTATTTGTACCGCTTGTCAAGTGAAGGGGAATTGATGGAGAATGGGAAATGGATTTTTGAGTAA
- a CDS encoding two-component regulator propeller domain-containing protein, whose protein sequence is MRSLLLFFLAIFTSLQKRKWKLFVCTISCLLFIEATAQEYSIARYGIQDGLGSSTVYAIYQDTKGYLWVSTSAGVSRFDGREFKNFTSRDGLIAESVQSIHEDAGGNVWFRSNGDGKRSKAAYFDGHKFRPLEGDSLQPFGQGRIFFYKDGAEPLWLRSGEKDLLMLHSAGDLLLKNGYESLKHNHIYNVYKIAENHYYLATLLGLVEYKDSTYTNLTKAVNRTTQVFQIDSLYGQYWLHTDEGIMHFDGKNFDYKNIPLALQKNITHSMRKDKSGNLWFATIRGLYQFDGESFQHYTTDDGLPSNRIDWAFLDSKERLWLSIKEGLGVFDGSCFQKIEENGEMDLWRDGYRMRYREILEDHEGNIWFNSLNGISRFQTFAFEHYHVENLLKSSYVTSVLEDRAGRTWFAYRNKGLSICEQGECEHFSKESNLGTDMVFDLLEAKDGTVWIATVKGVYRYKDGKFRPLQIRKEVDFEPILKLEEDEKGNIWLASRYGLVYRYDGKKFQEFPIKTNEEGFNELSFTTGFPRYNLQELLVDHENRVWVAIDDGVYRLDGPKEGFKLVGSDHYFDLIVDMDEDAAGNIWMVKANGGLLRFDGKYMIQFDETDGLVNNNVSSIQIQDGIAWLGTVNGIDRLDVSAFNATKKIHFENIGKDKGFLPLECTPLRYHSTQNNSVWLGTRRGITKYYPDLHEHRNGKPFVRIEDIKLNYENVDWIAYTNQIDAKTYLPKDLQLKHNENTLTFSFNAIDFSRPKTIRYEYFLEGLEEEWQLDDGDAMVTYKNLSAGDYTLHVRNQTFNEQDYQHHLQFKFTILSPIWYHPKFILTSVSIIFLFVWTFWAVTKWWLRRRKLKYGHLEALELH, encoded by the coding sequence ATGCGTTCCCTTTTACTCTTTTTTTTAGCAATTTTTACTTCACTTCAAAAACGAAAGTGGAAACTATTTGTCTGCACAATAAGCTGTTTATTGTTCATTGAAGCCACCGCACAAGAATACAGCATTGCTCGCTATGGCATTCAGGACGGTTTGGGTTCTTCTACGGTGTATGCGATTTACCAAGACACCAAAGGTTATTTGTGGGTCAGTACATCGGCAGGTGTGAGTCGTTTTGATGGTCGAGAATTCAAAAATTTCACCAGCCGTGATGGACTCATTGCAGAAAGCGTGCAAAGCATACACGAAGATGCAGGGGGAAATGTATGGTTTCGGTCGAATGGAGATGGAAAGCGGAGTAAGGCGGCTTATTTTGACGGCCATAAATTTCGGCCATTGGAGGGTGATAGTTTGCAGCCTTTTGGACAAGGGCGTATTTTTTTCTACAAAGATGGTGCAGAACCGCTTTGGCTAAGAAGCGGCGAAAAAGACCTTTTGATGCTGCACAGTGCAGGTGATTTGTTGTTGAAAAATGGATATGAATCCTTGAAACACAACCATATCTACAATGTCTATAAAATTGCTGAAAATCACTATTATCTAGCGACTTTGTTGGGTTTGGTGGAGTACAAAGACAGTACGTACACCAATTTGACGAAAGCCGTAAACCGCACCACACAAGTTTTTCAGATAGACAGTCTGTATGGTCAATATTGGCTGCATACCGACGAAGGTATCATGCACTTCGATGGCAAAAATTTTGACTACAAAAACATTCCGCTTGCCCTGCAAAAAAACATCACGCACTCCATGCGAAAGGACAAAAGCGGCAATCTTTGGTTTGCAACCATTCGTGGGTTGTATCAGTTTGACGGTGAATCGTTTCAGCACTACACGACCGATGATGGTCTGCCGAGCAACCGCATAGATTGGGCATTTTTGGACTCCAAAGAACGATTGTGGTTGAGCATCAAGGAAGGTTTGGGTGTGTTTGATGGCAGTTGTTTTCAGAAGATAGAAGAAAACGGAGAAATGGACTTGTGGAGAGATGGCTATCGAATGCGCTACCGAGAAATATTGGAGGATCATGAAGGCAATATTTGGTTCAATTCACTCAATGGGATTTCTCGATTCCAGACTTTTGCGTTTGAGCATTACCATGTTGAAAACCTATTGAAGAGCAGCTATGTGACAAGTGTACTCGAAGATCGAGCAGGACGGACTTGGTTTGCTTACCGCAACAAAGGGCTGAGTATCTGCGAACAAGGAGAATGTGAGCATTTTTCGAAGGAAAGCAATTTGGGAACGGATATGGTTTTTGACTTATTGGAGGCAAAGGATGGTACGGTTTGGATAGCAACGGTCAAGGGAGTTTATCGCTACAAAGACGGTAAATTTCGCCCATTGCAGATTCGCAAGGAGGTCGATTTTGAGCCGATATTGAAGCTGGAGGAGGATGAAAAGGGAAATATATGGTTGGCTTCTCGCTATGGTTTGGTGTATCGCTACGACGGTAAAAAGTTTCAAGAATTTCCTATCAAGACCAATGAGGAAGGCTTCAATGAATTGTCGTTTACAACGGGTTTTCCCCGTTACAATTTGCAGGAACTGTTGGTCGACCATGAGAATCGGGTTTGGGTGGCGATTGACGATGGGGTGTATCGTCTGGATGGTCCAAAGGAGGGTTTTAAATTGGTGGGTAGTGACCATTATTTTGATTTGATTGTGGATATGGATGAAGATGCGGCGGGCAATATTTGGATGGTGAAAGCGAATGGAGGATTACTGCGATTTGATGGCAAATACATGATTCAATTTGACGAAACGGATGGTTTGGTAAATAACAATGTGAGTTCTATACAAATACAAGATGGCATTGCATGGCTGGGAACGGTCAATGGCATTGACCGTTTGGATGTGTCGGCCTTCAATGCAACCAAAAAAATTCACTTTGAAAACATTGGTAAAGACAAGGGTTTCTTGCCTTTGGAATGTACGCCTTTGCGCTATCATTCCACTCAAAACAACAGTGTTTGGTTGGGGACACGCAGAGGGATTACCAAATATTACCCTGATTTGCATGAACATAGAAATGGCAAACCGTTTGTGCGTATTGAAGACATCAAACTCAACTATGAAAACGTCGATTGGATAGCTTACACCAATCAAATTGATGCAAAAACCTATTTACCCAAAGACCTTCAATTGAAGCACAATGAAAATACCTTGACTTTTTCCTTCAATGCCATTGATTTTAGTCGTCCAAAAACCATTCGTTATGAGTATTTCTTAGAAGGCTTGGAGGAAGAATGGCAGTTGGATGATGGAGATGCAATGGTGACTTACAAGAATTTATCCGCAGGTGACTATACCCTTCATGTCAGAAATCAAACCTTCAATGAGCAAGATTATCAACATCACCTTCAATTCAAGTTCACCATTTTGTCACCGATTTGGTATCATCCTAAGTTTATCTTGACATCTGTTTCTATTATTTTTCTTTTTGTATGGACTTTTTGGGCAGTGACGAAGTGGTGGTTAAGGCGGCGTAAATTGAAGTATGGGCATTTGGAGGCTTTGGAATTGCATTGA
- a CDS encoding Ig-like domain-containing protein, whose protein sequence is MKLSYILITTFLLSLATFAIAQQKDANIFEPNAVNDTLVIQRTAPELFNLLVNDYESYDYKINKLTIVEEPKGIIRVERHKGVDLVLYHANYLGDEPDQFVYEICDEAGKCDRATVYIVKCPPSNADFPRVEKIFIQEGDILPFGFPDKKIRISKAPEHGRIEMSADSSTAIYHPKIGFNGEEKFNFTVYEDQGLCGLRYFEGVNNIVYILPSNEKNQPPVAVTDEVETFGNIVRIDALENDYDPENTLENRICSISKAENGKLRRTSTSITYIPNHGFYGTEEITYEICDYNKSCVEGKIIIQVKDPKAPADYKASNKDTGNDEGGETPKKEGKKKKKRKK, encoded by the coding sequence ATGAAGCTATCTTACATCCTAATTACTACCTTTTTACTCAGTCTTGCTACATTTGCCATTGCCCAACAAAAAGATGCAAATATTTTTGAACCCAATGCTGTCAATGATACTTTGGTGATTCAGCGTACTGCGCCCGAATTGTTCAATTTGTTAGTAAACGATTATGAATCTTACGACTACAAAATCAATAAACTAACCATTGTAGAAGAACCAAAAGGAATCATTCGAGTAGAGCGACACAAAGGTGTAGATTTGGTATTGTATCATGCCAACTATTTGGGGGACGAACCCGATCAGTTTGTATATGAAATATGTGATGAAGCAGGTAAATGTGACCGAGCCACTGTGTATATTGTGAAGTGTCCGCCTTCAAATGCAGATTTTCCGAGAGTAGAAAAAATATTTATACAAGAAGGAGACATTTTGCCGTTTGGTTTTCCAGACAAAAAAATCCGCATCTCCAAAGCTCCAGAACATGGACGGATTGAAATGTCAGCAGATAGTAGTACAGCGATTTACCATCCAAAAATTGGCTTCAATGGGGAAGAAAAATTCAATTTTACGGTATATGAAGATCAAGGACTTTGCGGTTTGCGCTACTTTGAAGGAGTCAATAATATCGTTTATATTCTTCCTTCCAACGAAAAAAACCAGCCGCCAGTAGCAGTTACCGATGAAGTAGAAACATTTGGAAACATTGTCCGCATTGACGCATTGGAGAACGACTATGACCCCGAAAATACTTTAGAAAATCGTATTTGTTCGATTAGCAAAGCCGAAAATGGCAAACTACGGCGAACGAGTACTTCGATTACTTATATTCCCAATCACGGTTTCTATGGTACAGAGGAAATCACTTATGAGATTTGTGACTACAATAAATCTTGTGTGGAAGGTAAAATCATTATCCAAGTAAAAGACCCCAAAGCTCCTGCTGATTACAAAGCTTCCAACAAAGATACAGGAAATGATGAAGGTGGAGAGACCCCTAAAAAGGAGGGCAAAAAGAAGAAAAAAAGGAAAAAATAG
- a CDS encoding ATP-binding protein, with protein MKYFVFFLLLVIHYFYPTQAQTIQDREYGMPYITYFSPKTYDAHPQNWAITQGARGFMYFGNTNGILEYDGTSWRLIPTPKSSIVRSLDVNDSGQIFVGAQGEIGYLSPDTTGLLQYVSLNEYILAEDNDFGDVWKTYCTTKGTFFLTREKVFQWDGQTIKTRNYDPPLNQQYGFYVNEELYLTQKEKGLAILEGDELKPVPGGRAFADDYLYAMIATPYNQILMGTRQKGLFVCEDDRCFPLYTQADDFLRENQLYHGCALDNGQYALATLQAGIVIIDQEGYLQQIINQEDGLPNHQAYYVYNDHQNGLWVALDNGLARIETASTLSTYRGSESIGNINAITRHQENLYLATSQGIYHLEPSDTVYSFLSDKPNQPQLENIPVFRTECWDLYSKENKLLVATSGGIYSLKNLQPKLIEGLAAYCFHPSPLDENLLYVGMQNGLGILRWEEDNWKFLGKVPNISESIRSIATTKDGKMWLATDFRGILQTTLPIDEQQIKRFDEQDGLPSTRNNDVFSLSQGIVFTTENGLMYFDETEQEFRYELKYGVQFTEGNYRVNTLNEDYDGNIWIHAKQINGVLTLQKDKKYVWQEAPLNRLPKSDIRVIYSEDNGMIWFGGINGLVRHDNSTKKIYKTSFNTVIRSVSIADSIIFRGAYTNLQKGASLEQLDSQKPELAYDNNSLRFTYTSTSYDNPSENQYQYLLENFDPDWSPWKYENRKDYTNLPPGNYQFRVRSKNVYGVISAEAVYEFNILTPWYKTWWAYLLYAIGFLGAVLLIFSLRVRNFIRQQQLLQTMVDERTQKLNSSLKELKETQNQLVVQEKLASLGQLTAGIAHEIQNPLNFINNFAQLSEELLEELKEDVAEQKTHIEVEKMENITEMISELQENVQTIDKHGKRIDSIIKNMLRHSRADGGGKTLVDINALIKQYLQLSYHGFRAKHKTFTANLQLDLDDNIKGIRLIQQDIGRALLNIINNGLYALQKKGGHLKQQGINDYLPTIWISSFMEGDKVIIKIRDNGMGIPQDIREQIFNPFFTTKPAGIGTGLGLSLTYDIVVQIHQGKLSVNSKEGEFTEFVIELPFSNEVQDARRKA; from the coding sequence ATGAAGTATTTTGTATTCTTCCTTTTGTTAGTTATCCATTATTTTTATCCTACTCAGGCACAAACCATTCAGGATAGGGAATACGGTATGCCGTATATCACCTACTTTAGTCCCAAAACATACGATGCACATCCCCAAAACTGGGCGATCACACAAGGCGCTCGGGGTTTTATGTACTTTGGTAATACCAACGGTATTTTGGAATATGATGGCACTTCTTGGCGATTGATTCCAACACCCAAAAGTTCGATTGTGCGCTCTTTGGATGTGAATGATTCAGGACAAATTTTTGTTGGCGCACAAGGAGAAATTGGCTATCTCAGCCCTGATACTACTGGTTTGCTGCAATATGTATCGCTAAATGAATATATATTAGCAGAAGACAATGATTTTGGAGATGTATGGAAAACCTACTGTACAACTAAGGGTACTTTTTTTCTTACTCGTGAAAAGGTTTTTCAATGGGATGGACAGACAATCAAGACAAGAAACTACGACCCACCTTTAAATCAACAGTATGGTTTTTACGTAAACGAAGAATTGTACTTGACCCAAAAAGAAAAAGGTTTGGCTATTTTGGAAGGTGATGAATTGAAGCCTGTACCAGGAGGGCGTGCTTTTGCAGATGATTATTTATATGCAATGATTGCTACACCTTACAATCAAATCTTGATGGGAACCCGTCAAAAAGGTCTGTTTGTTTGTGAAGATGACCGATGTTTTCCACTTTATACACAAGCCGACGATTTTCTGCGTGAAAACCAATTGTATCATGGTTGTGCTTTGGACAACGGACAATATGCGTTGGCAACGCTGCAAGCAGGTATTGTGATTATTGACCAAGAAGGATATTTACAACAAATCATCAATCAAGAAGATGGACTGCCCAATCACCAAGCCTACTACGTTTACAATGACCACCAAAATGGTTTGTGGGTAGCACTCGACAACGGTTTGGCGAGAATCGAAACGGCTTCTACTTTGTCAACCTATCGAGGCAGTGAATCTATTGGTAACATCAATGCCATTACCCGCCACCAAGAAAACCTCTATTTAGCGACTTCGCAAGGAATCTACCACCTAGAGCCCAGCGATACAGTCTATTCATTTTTATCTGACAAACCCAACCAACCCCAACTGGAAAATATTCCTGTATTCCGCACAGAATGTTGGGATTTGTACTCCAAAGAAAACAAACTATTGGTAGCTACAAGTGGAGGAATATACAGTTTGAAGAACTTACAACCCAAACTTATTGAAGGTTTGGCTGCCTATTGCTTTCACCCTTCTCCACTTGACGAAAACCTGCTGTATGTAGGAATGCAAAATGGTTTAGGGATTTTGAGGTGGGAAGAAGACAATTGGAAGTTTTTAGGGAAAGTACCCAATATAAGTGAGTCCATTCGAAGTATTGCTACTACTAAAGACGGCAAAATGTGGCTGGCAACAGACTTTCGAGGTATCTTGCAAACAACATTGCCTATTGACGAACAACAGATTAAGCGGTTTGACGAACAAGATGGTCTGCCTTCTACTCGCAACAACGATGTCTTTAGCCTCAGTCAAGGAATTGTATTTACCACCGAAAACGGATTGATGTATTTTGATGAGACAGAGCAAGAATTTAGATACGAACTGAAATATGGTGTTCAGTTTACAGAAGGAAATTATCGAGTCAATACACTCAATGAAGATTATGATGGCAATATTTGGATACATGCCAAACAAATCAACGGGGTTTTGACCCTTCAAAAAGACAAAAAATACGTTTGGCAAGAAGCACCTTTGAATCGCTTACCCAAATCAGATATTCGTGTAATCTATTCAGAAGACAATGGAATGATCTGGTTTGGCGGTATCAATGGATTGGTTCGCCATGACAACAGCACTAAAAAAATCTATAAAACCAGCTTCAATACTGTTATCAGAAGTGTTTCGATAGCAGACTCCATCATTTTTAGAGGTGCGTACACCAATCTTCAAAAAGGGGCATCATTGGAACAACTGGATTCTCAGAAACCCGAGTTGGCTTATGACAATAATAGCTTGAGATTTACATATACTTCAACAAGTTATGACAATCCATCCGAAAATCAATACCAGTATTTACTCGAAAATTTTGACCCAGACTGGTCGCCTTGGAAATATGAAAACCGCAAGGACTATACCAACCTTCCGCCAGGTAATTATCAATTTCGGGTGCGTTCCAAAAATGTCTATGGGGTCATTAGTGCCGAAGCAGTCTATGAGTTCAATATTCTCACGCCTTGGTACAAAACTTGGTGGGCTTATTTACTCTATGCTATTGGTTTTCTTGGAGCGGTGCTACTTATTTTTAGCTTACGTGTTCGCAATTTTATAAGACAACAACAACTGCTTCAAACAATGGTGGATGAAAGAACCCAAAAATTGAATAGTTCGCTCAAAGAATTGAAGGAAACACAAAATCAGTTGGTCGTACAAGAAAAACTAGCATCATTGGGGCAATTGACCGCTGGGATTGCCCACGAAATACAAAATCCCTTGAATTTCATCAACAATTTTGCCCAACTTTCGGAAGAACTCTTGGAGGAATTGAAAGAAGATGTAGCCGAGCAGAAAACCCACATTGAAGTGGAAAAAATGGAGAACATTACCGAGATGATTTCAGAATTGCAGGAAAACGTGCAGACGATTGACAAACATGGAAAACGCATTGATAGCATTATAAAAAACATGCTGCGACATTCGAGAGCAGATGGAGGGGGCAAAACTTTGGTGGATATCAATGCACTGATTAAACAATATTTACAGCTTTCTTACCACGGTTTTAGAGCCAAGCACAAAACCTTTACGGCCAACCTCCAATTGGATTTAGATGATAATATAAAAGGGATTCGCTTGATTCAACAAGACATCGGGCGTGCATTGCTCAATATCATCAACAACGGACTCTATGCCCTTCAAAAAAAGGGAGGGCATTTGAAACAACAAGGTATCAATGATTATTTGCCGACTATTTGGATAAGTTCGTTCATGGAAGGGGATAAGGTGATTATCAAAATCAGAGACAATGGCATGGGAATCCCGCAGGACATCCGTGAGCAAATTTTCAATCCTTTTTTCACCACCAAACCTGCTGGTATAGGCACGGGCTTGGGACTGTCGCTGACTTACGATATTGTGGTGCAAATACATCAGGGTAAACTATCTGTAAATTCCAAAGAAGGAGAATTTACAGAGTTTGTGATAGAATTGCCGTTTAGCAATGAAGTGCAAGATGCAAGACGCAAAGCATAA
- a CDS encoding response regulator, protein MDGKQQKLIFVVDDDPMFQSMLKDHLADNNPHFNVMGFLSGEDCLEHLSQKPDAVILDYFLDNVEEDAANGLEILKQIKDQYPEMPVVMLSAQHRYGVAAQTLIEGAYYYIIKDDDAFEKVNEMINELLEEAV, encoded by the coding sequence ATGGACGGAAAGCAGCAAAAGCTCATTTTTGTGGTAGATGATGATCCAATGTTCCAAAGTATGCTCAAAGACCACCTTGCAGACAACAATCCACACTTCAATGTGATGGGTTTCTTGTCGGGTGAAGATTGCTTGGAGCATCTAAGTCAAAAACCCGATGCAGTTATTCTCGATTATTTTTTAGACAATGTGGAAGAAGATGCCGCCAATGGCTTAGAAATATTGAAGCAAATAAAAGACCAATATCCAGAAATGCCTGTTGTTATGCTTTCTGCTCAACACAGATATGGAGTAGCTGCTCAAACTCTTATTGAAGGAGCTTACTATTATATTATCAAAGACGATGATGCCTTCGAAAAGGTCAATGAGATGATCAATGAATTGCTTGAAGAAGCAGTTTGA
- a CDS encoding cyclic nucleotide-binding domain-containing protein, translating into MIEWYNNQLLQNVTQTQLKEITPYLQTHHYKENQVIIREGEEGDRLYMIESGEVEIYKDGITLAYQEAGEHFGVMALLDETKRSANVKATKATQLKSIDTDAIKTLSGKAEESIFFKIMLNHVTNQQAALRTMNIATIKETKEKLEEAKKNISFSNFFLFTLTILISYMFLLGVFLEWKEHIHTQFYLSCAVPLIIATLGIACYRYVKNSGYPLSFFGVSTENWKAHLKESLIWTILFLLLLTIVKWLQIQYMNGYQDKAIIDIDRIFRFELHWVLLFYGLYIIFSPIQEFITRGVYQTGLQKLFSGKYATFNAIVLSNLLFSSFHLVFNLYFAIVTFIPGIFWGYMYDRQKTLVGVGFSHILIGVYSSFLGFH; encoded by the coding sequence ATGATTGAATGGTATAATAATCAGCTACTGCAAAATGTTACCCAAACTCAGTTGAAAGAAATCACCCCCTATCTCCAAACACATCACTATAAAGAAAATCAAGTGATTATACGAGAAGGAGAAGAAGGAGATAGACTGTATATGATTGAAAGTGGGGAAGTAGAAATTTACAAGGATGGCATCACACTTGCCTATCAAGAGGCGGGAGAACATTTTGGTGTCATGGCACTTTTGGATGAAACCAAACGTTCTGCCAATGTCAAAGCAACTAAGGCAACTCAATTAAAAAGCATTGATACTGATGCCATTAAAACACTTTCTGGAAAAGCTGAAGAATCTATTTTCTTCAAAATTATGCTGAACCATGTCACCAATCAGCAAGCTGCTCTACGGACTATGAACATAGCAACCATCAAAGAAACCAAAGAGAAGCTAGAAGAAGCCAAAAAGAACATTTCATTTAGCAATTTCTTCTTATTTACGCTTACCATTCTGATTTCCTACATGTTTTTACTCGGAGTATTTTTAGAATGGAAAGAACACATACACACACAATTTTATTTGTCATGTGCTGTTCCTCTGATAATTGCTACTTTAGGGATTGCTTGTTATAGATATGTCAAAAACAGTGGCTACCCACTTAGTTTCTTTGGAGTATCCACCGAAAACTGGAAAGCCCACCTCAAAGAAAGTTTGATTTGGACTATCCTATTTTTGCTATTGCTCACAATCGTGAAATGGCTTCAAATACAATATATGAATGGTTATCAAGACAAAGCAATCATTGATATAGACCGCATTTTCCGATTTGAGCTGCATTGGGTGCTGCTTTTTTATGGACTCTACATAATTTTTTCGCCCATTCAAGAATTTATCACCAGAGGAGTTTACCAAACTGGCCTTCAAAAACTTTTTAGTGGCAAGTATGCTACCTTCAATGCCATTGTACTGTCAAATTTGCTATTCAGTTCCTTTCACCTTGTGTTCAATCTTTACTTTGCGATTGTGACTTTCATTCCTGGTATATTTTGGGGCTATATGTATGACCGTCAAAAAACACTGGTTGGAGTTGGTTTTTCACATATTTTGATTGGCGTGTATAGTTCCTTTTTAGGTTTTCATTGA